One genomic region from Rhizomicrobium palustre encodes:
- a CDS encoding formylglycine-generating enzyme family protein — MLRRLLLVGCLISGAVAAEPADRDFKECPECPDMIGIPAGKFVMGSPQSEAGRFDAEGPQRIVAVKAFALAKFNVTSEEYLNFLRATGYQPDPCNTLLDMRWHVPSKGLAYPPYDEEPSRWPASCISYKDAHAYIEWLNEQVRKARPNLPNKTGPYRLPSEAEWEYAARAGTTTARWWGDEIGRGHANCNGCGSTYDFHVLANVDSFKPNPFGLYGMLGNVWEWTEDCWHKSYVGAPSDARPWRDAKCSQHVLRGGSWDNVPLFVRSAARIASASDGSEYDYSTLAGFRIARDLP; from the coding sequence ATGCTGCGCCGCCTCTTGCTTGTTGGTTGCCTTATAAGCGGCGCGGTCGCGGCTGAACCGGCCGACCGCGATTTCAAGGAATGCCCCGAATGCCCGGACATGATCGGCATCCCTGCCGGGAAATTCGTCATGGGCAGCCCGCAAAGCGAAGCAGGACGGTTCGATGCCGAAGGTCCCCAGCGCATCGTCGCGGTGAAAGCCTTTGCGCTGGCCAAATTCAATGTGACCAGCGAGGAGTATCTGAACTTCCTGCGCGCCACGGGCTATCAGCCCGATCCCTGCAACACCCTGCTCGATATGCGCTGGCATGTGCCGAGCAAGGGTCTGGCCTATCCGCCTTATGACGAGGAACCCTCGCGCTGGCCCGCGAGCTGCATTTCCTACAAAGACGCGCACGCCTATATCGAATGGCTGAACGAGCAAGTGCGCAAAGCGCGTCCGAACCTGCCCAACAAAACCGGCCCCTATCGCCTGCCGAGTGAGGCCGAATGGGAATATGCCGCGCGCGCGGGCACCACCACAGCCCGCTGGTGGGGCGATGAAATCGGCCGAGGCCATGCAAACTGCAATGGTTGCGGCTCAACCTACGACTTTCATGTCCTCGCTAATGTCGACAGCTTCAAGCCCAACCCATTCGGGCTTTACGGCATGCTGGGCAATGTTTGGGAATGGACCGAGGATTGCTGGCACAAAAGCTATGTTGGCGCGCCCAGCGATGCGCGGCCTTGGCGGGACGCCAAATGCAGCCAGCATGTCTTGCGCGGCGGTTCTTGGGATAACGTACCGCTTTTCGTGCGCTCTGCCGCCCGTATCGCCAGCGCCAGTGATGGCAGCGAATACGACTATTCCACACTCGCCGGATTTCGCATCGCGCGCGATCTGCCCTAA
- a CDS encoding acyltransferase family protein yields MAGQPLKRLDYIDNLRWVVIVLVLGVHAAVTYSHVGSWYYNSDVEPGLFERLIFIAFQASLQSFFMGLMFFLAGYFVPTGYDRKGFGRFMAERLFRLGVPSLIYVFVLHIGMGIFLLNWYGKTDPATAYGLYLDKGQWINGTGPMWFAVALLFFSFVYALLRLVLPKPTTSSSSAAPSLTAILCLGLGMGAVTFLVRQFAPLGTAWHNMQLAYFTQYVVLFALGILARRRGWVEALPPRWGMPVFLTALIGAPLSAIGLVLLSISTHAPQNAFDGGLTWQAAALAFWEQVFCVLFCTGLLILFRDRVNARTNWSRGFSDNGFAVYVIHPPILVGITLAMRPLAWPALAMFAMAWIMALIASFAVAAGLRAVPGVKRIL; encoded by the coding sequence ATGGCAGGACAACCCTTAAAGCGCCTCGATTATATCGATAATCTGCGCTGGGTCGTGATCGTTCTGGTGCTCGGCGTGCACGCCGCGGTGACCTACAGCCATGTGGGGAGCTGGTATTACAACAGCGATGTCGAACCGGGTCTTTTCGAAAGGCTCATCTTCATTGCCTTTCAAGCCTCGCTGCAGTCCTTCTTCATGGGGCTGATGTTTTTCCTGGCCGGATATTTTGTGCCCACCGGCTATGACCGCAAAGGCTTCGGGCGTTTCATGGCGGAGCGCCTGTTTCGTCTCGGCGTTCCGTCGCTGATCTATGTCTTTGTCCTGCACATTGGCATGGGGATATTTCTTCTCAATTGGTACGGCAAAACCGATCCTGCTACTGCCTACGGCCTCTATCTTGACAAAGGGCAGTGGATCAACGGCACCGGTCCGATGTGGTTTGCCGTGGCCTTGCTGTTCTTTTCGTTTGTCTATGCGCTGCTGCGCCTTGTTCTGCCGAAACCCACAACGAGCTCATCTTCTGCGGCGCCTTCACTCACCGCCATTCTGTGTCTGGGGCTCGGAATGGGCGCGGTGACGTTTCTTGTACGCCAATTCGCACCGCTTGGGACCGCGTGGCACAATATGCAGCTTGCCTATTTCACCCAATATGTCGTGCTGTTCGCGCTGGGGATCTTGGCGCGCCGGCGTGGCTGGGTGGAGGCGCTTCCGCCGCGCTGGGGAATGCCTGTTTTTCTCACTGCCTTGATCGGTGCTCCGCTCTCGGCGATTGGCTTGGTGCTGCTTTCGATCTCGACGCACGCACCTCAAAACGCTTTCGACGGCGGCTTGACGTGGCAAGCCGCTGCACTTGCTTTTTGGGAGCAGGTATTTTGTGTGTTGTTCTGCACCGGTCTCCTGATCCTGTTCCGCGACCGTGTGAATGCGCGCACGAATTGGAGCCGCGGTTTCTCCGATAACGGATTTGCCGTTTACGTGATCCATCCTCCTATTCTGGTTGGCATTACCTTGGCAATGCGCCCCTTGGCTTGGCCGGCTTTGGCCATGTTTGCCATGGCCTGGATCATGGCACTCATCGCAAGCTTTGCTGTTGCAGCCGGGCTTCGTGCCGTGCCGGGCGTAAAGCGCATCCTATAA
- a CDS encoding M13 family metallopeptidase has product MKRPLVVVAALLLAGCTAAPPPPPPAPPPGPKAELGTWGVDLSGMDKNVKPGDSFYNYVNGAWDKQAVIPADRSGIGSFQSLAILSEKRMKEIVAGLEAKPVDQLTPDEKKLRDLYDGYMDEKAIEAHGLEPAKADLARIASLKSLKDVAKLMGSPNVSAGSLFAAGIGIDDKNPDHYSVNVSAAGLGMPDRDFYLLTNADIVKVRDAYKVFIATMLDMSGAKNAQARAEKVLALETAIAKVRWELKDQRDADKMYHPMSFAALKKSAPQFPWDSFFSEGGIPLNGGERQIIVGESTAIPVLAKLFAKTPVAVWRDYLTVHYLHSYASYLPKKFDDADFAFFGTALSGRTQQNDRATRAVRLLDSELGEAFGKLYAAKYFPPESKAKVEKLVSNLLKAYEADIKTLPWMGEETKKKALEKISQFTPYIGYPDKWRDYSALEISRDDVIGNIKRAAAFNWKRDVTRLDSPVDKAEWYMTPPTVNAYYNPPFNSITFPAAILQPPFFDPNADDAVNYGAIGAVIGHEISHGFDDQGSKYTGKGVLQNWWTEEDRKNFDARTAMLVKQFDAYEPLPGLHVRGAATLGENIADLAGISIALKAYHIALGGTPAPVIDGYTGDQRFLLGFGQVWRTKMREGALRSRILSDVHSPAEYRVLGATRNLDDWYGAFDVKPGDKYYLPPEERVKLW; this is encoded by the coding sequence ATGAAACGTCCCCTCGTGGTCGTCGCCGCGCTGTTGCTGGCGGGCTGCACAGCCGCCCCGCCGCCGCCACCGCCAGCCCCACCGCCCGGCCCCAAGGCCGAGCTCGGCACCTGGGGTGTCGATCTTTCCGGCATGGATAAGAACGTTAAGCCGGGCGACAGCTTCTACAACTACGTCAATGGCGCCTGGGACAAGCAGGCCGTGATCCCGGCGGATCGTTCCGGCATCGGCTCCTTCCAGTCGCTCGCGATCCTCAGCGAAAAGCGCATGAAGGAAATCGTGGCTGGGCTTGAAGCCAAGCCGGTCGATCAGCTCACCCCGGACGAGAAGAAGCTGCGCGACCTCTATGATGGCTATATGGACGAGAAAGCCATCGAAGCGCATGGGCTGGAACCGGCCAAGGCCGACCTCGCCCGCATCGCCAGCCTGAAGTCCCTGAAAGACGTCGCGAAGCTGATGGGCTCGCCGAATGTCTCGGCCGGATCTCTTTTCGCGGCCGGTATCGGCATCGATGACAAGAACCCCGATCATTACAGCGTGAATGTCTCGGCCGCTGGCCTGGGCATGCCGGATCGCGATTTCTATCTCCTCACCAATGCTGACATCGTGAAGGTGCGCGACGCCTATAAGGTCTTCATCGCCACCATGCTGGACATGTCGGGCGCGAAGAACGCGCAGGCGCGCGCCGAAAAGGTGCTGGCACTCGAAACCGCCATCGCCAAAGTCCGCTGGGAGCTGAAAGACCAGCGCGACGCAGACAAGATGTATCACCCGATGAGCTTTGCCGCGCTGAAGAAGTCTGCGCCGCAATTCCCCTGGGACTCGTTCTTCTCTGAAGGCGGCATTCCACTCAATGGTGGCGAGCGCCAGATCATTGTGGGCGAAAGCACCGCCATCCCGGTCCTGGCCAAGCTCTTTGCCAAGACCCCGGTTGCAGTGTGGCGCGATTACCTGACGGTGCATTATCTGCACTCCTACGCCTCCTACCTGCCCAAGAAGTTCGATGACGCAGACTTCGCCTTCTTTGGCACCGCCCTCTCCGGCCGCACGCAGCAGAATGACCGCGCTACCCGCGCGGTGCGCCTGCTCGATAGCGAGTTGGGCGAGGCTTTCGGCAAACTCTATGCCGCGAAGTATTTCCCGCCGGAATCCAAAGCCAAGGTGGAAAAGCTCGTCAGCAATCTGCTGAAGGCCTATGAGGCGGACATCAAGACGCTCCCCTGGATGGGCGAGGAGACCAAGAAGAAGGCGCTCGAGAAGATCAGCCAGTTCACGCCCTATATCGGCTATCCCGACAAGTGGCGCGATTACTCGGCTCTCGAGATCAGCCGCGATGACGTGATCGGCAACATCAAGCGCGCCGCTGCCTTCAACTGGAAGCGCGACGTGACCCGCCTGGATTCGCCGGTCGACAAGGCGGAATGGTATATGACGCCGCCGACGGTGAACGCCTATTACAACCCGCCCTTCAACTCCATCACCTTCCCGGCCGCGATTTTGCAGCCGCCGTTCTTCGATCCCAATGCGGATGATGCGGTCAATTACGGCGCCATTGGCGCGGTGATCGGCCATGAAATCAGCCATGGCTTCGACGATCAGGGCTCGAAATATACCGGCAAAGGCGTCTTGCAGAACTGGTGGACGGAAGAGGATCGCAAGAACTTCGACGCCCGCACGGCCATGCTGGTGAAGCAGTTCGATGCCTATGAACCGCTGCCGGGCCTGCATGTGCGCGGCGCGGCCACGCTGGGCGAGAACATCGCCGATCTGGCCGGCATCTCCATCGCTCTGAAGGCCTATCACATCGCCCTCGGCGGAACCCCCGCTCCGGTGATCGATGGCTATACGGGCGACCAGCGCTTCCTCCTGGGCTTCGGCCAAGTCTGGCGCACCAAGATGCGTGAAGGCGCGCTGCGCAGCCGCATCCTTTCGGATGTGCATTCGCCCGCCGAATACCGCGTGCTGGGTGCGACCCGCAACCTCGACGATTGGTACGGCGCTTTCGACGTCAAGCCGGGCGACAAGTACTACCTGCCGCCGGAAGAGCGCGTGAAGCTCTGGTAA
- a CDS encoding M13 family metallopeptidase: MSGLNRFRGFLLAGALALAALPANAGTASLGSWGIDLAGMDKNAKPGDNFYDYVNGTWTRNAVIPPDRSNIGSFQQLAITSEGRMKEIVAALEAKPLDQLSPEEKKLRDLYDGFLDQKQIEERGLAPAKADLALITKAKSLEDVAKLMGSPKLETGGLFNMGISINDKNSNAYAVRVSAAGLGMPDRDYYLLDNPDIVKAREAYKTYITTMLTLTGAKDGEARAAKVLALETEIAKLRWARKERRDRDKMYAPMAFSALKTMAPGFEWDAFVSEGGIPLKDGAREVIVGESTAVPELAKLFKATPVAVWKDYLTVHYLHAYAAYLPKAFDDADFAFYGTVIGGRSQQYDRATRGVRLLDGMIGEALGKLYVAKYFPPESKAKVEKLVGNLLKAYEADIKSLTWMSDATKAKALDKLHLFTPHIGYPDTWRDYSGLTIARDDLIGNVKRAALFEWQRDVKRLDEPVDKNEWHMTPPTVNAYYMASFNSITFPAAILQPPFFDPNADDAVNYGGIGAVIGHEISHGFDDQGSKYTGTGNLESWWTDADRANFKQRTDKLVAQFDGYEPMPGLHVRGANTLGENIADLAGLSIALKAYRISLDGKPAPVLDGFSGDQRVLMAFAQVWRIKFRDGDLRNRILSDVHSPGPFRVLGTMRNIDDWYASFGVKPGDKYYLAPEERVKLW, from the coding sequence ATGTCCGGCCTTAACCGATTCCGCGGCTTCCTGCTGGCGGGGGCCCTCGCCCTTGCGGCTCTTCCAGCCAACGCCGGCACGGCGAGCCTGGGCAGTTGGGGCATCGACCTGGCGGGGATGGATAAGAACGCCAAGCCCGGTGATAATTTCTACGATTACGTAAACGGCACTTGGACCCGCAACGCCGTCATCCCGCCGGATCGCTCCAATATCGGCTCCTTCCAACAGCTCGCGATCACCAGCGAAGGCCGGATGAAAGAGATCGTCGCCGCGCTGGAAGCCAAGCCATTGGACCAGCTCTCGCCGGAAGAAAAGAAGCTGCGCGATCTCTATGATGGTTTTCTCGATCAGAAGCAGATCGAAGAGCGCGGCCTCGCCCCCGCCAAAGCGGACCTCGCGCTGATCACCAAAGCGAAAAGCCTGGAGGATGTCGCCAAGCTGATGGGCTCGCCCAAGCTTGAGACCGGCGGCCTTTTCAACATGGGCATTTCGATCAACGACAAGAATTCCAATGCCTATGCCGTGCGTGTCTCCGCTGCCGGGCTCGGCATGCCGGATCGCGATTACTATCTGCTCGATAACCCGGACATCGTGAAGGCGCGTGAGGCCTATAAGACCTACATCACCACCATGCTGACGCTGACCGGCGCCAAGGATGGCGAAGCGCGCGCGGCAAAGGTGCTGGCACTCGAAACCGAGATCGCCAAGCTGCGCTGGGCCCGCAAGGAGCGCCGCGATCGCGACAAGATGTATGCGCCGATGGCCTTCTCGGCCCTTAAAACCATGGCGCCCGGCTTCGAATGGGATGCTTTTGTCTCGGAAGGCGGTATTCCGCTGAAAGACGGCGCGCGCGAAGTGATCGTGGGCGAAAGCACCGCGGTGCCGGAACTCGCCAAGCTCTTCAAGGCGACACCGGTCGCGGTGTGGAAAGACTATCTCACCGTGCATTATCTGCACGCTTATGCCGCCTATCTGCCGAAAGCGTTTGACGATGCCGATTTTGCTTTCTATGGCACGGTGATCGGCGGCCGCTCGCAGCAATATGACCGCGCCACACGCGGTGTACGCCTCCTCGACGGCATGATCGGTGAAGCGCTCGGCAAGCTCTATGTCGCCAAGTATTTCCCGCCCGAATCCAAGGCGAAAGTGGAAAAGCTCGTCGGCAATCTTTTGAAAGCCTATGAGGCCGACATCAAATCGCTGACCTGGATGAGCGATGCGACCAAAGCCAAGGCGCTCGATAAGCTGCATCTCTTCACGCCGCATATCGGCTATCCCGACACTTGGCGCGATTACTCGGGCCTGACCATTGCGCGCGACGACCTCATCGGCAATGTGAAGCGCGCGGCGCTGTTCGAATGGCAGCGCGATGTGAAGCGCCTGGATGAGCCGGTCGACAAGAACGAGTGGCATATGACGCCGCCGACCGTGAATGCCTATTACATGGCCTCGTTCAACTCGATCACCTTCCCTGCCGCGATCCTGCAGCCGCCCTTCTTCGATCCCAATGCGGATGATGCGGTGAACTATGGCGGCATCGGCGCGGTGATCGGCCATGAGATCAGCCACGGCTTTGACGACCAGGGATCGAAATACACCGGCACCGGTAATCTCGAAAGCTGGTGGACGGATGCGGATCGCGCCAATTTCAAACAGCGTACGGACAAACTGGTGGCGCAATTCGACGGCTATGAACCCATGCCGGGCCTGCATGTGCGCGGCGCCAATACGCTGGGCGAAAACATCGCCGACCTTGCCGGGCTTTCAATTGCGCTGAAGGCCTATCGGATTTCGCTGGATGGTAAGCCCGCGCCGGTGCTGGATGGCTTTAGCGGCGATCAGCGCGTGCTGATGGCTTTCGCGCAGGTCTGGCGCATCAAATTCCGCGACGGCGATCTTCGTAACCGCATCCTGTCGGATGTGCATTCGCCGGGACCGTTCCGTGTGCTGGGGACGATGCGCAATATCGACGATTGGTACGCCTCCTTCGGCGTGAAACCGGGCGACAAGTACTATCTGGCCCCCGAAGAACGCGTGAAGCTCTGGTAG
- a CDS encoding diguanylate cyclase: MAGQSREQALAKAAFALMADFNVAPTPDHYELFFVYAAGNNPALSRTVETMIRERAPFTGPVLQDLCARFLIRERTAQTMEEVGSSISGMIDAVMSKLEKAGKDAGEYGRALSAVSGELGGNQSPAAVAKLIDKLVGATQAMETRAKSLETELQRSSAQVNELKNQLDTVRKESRLDPLTGLANRKAFDIELQAAIDDARETNTSVALMMCDIDHFKRFNDTWGHQTGDQVLRLVSGCLSENVKGRDTAARYGGEEFAVILRRTELTGAIKLASQIRSNVENKKLVKRSTGDILGTITISIGVAELGQNDTAEKLVQRADQCLYKAKNSGRNRVTAEDELISAINAA, encoded by the coding sequence GTGGCCGGGCAGTCGCGGGAACAAGCATTGGCAAAAGCGGCCTTCGCCTTGATGGCCGATTTCAACGTCGCGCCGACGCCGGATCACTACGAGCTCTTCTTCGTCTATGCGGCGGGCAACAACCCAGCCCTGTCGCGGACCGTGGAAACCATGATCCGCGAGCGCGCTCCCTTCACCGGGCCTGTGCTGCAGGATCTTTGCGCCCGCTTCCTCATCCGTGAACGCACCGCCCAGACCATGGAAGAAGTCGGCTCCTCCATCTCCGGCATGATCGATGCCGTGATGAGCAAGTTGGAGAAGGCCGGCAAGGATGCAGGCGAGTATGGCCGCGCCTTGTCAGCGGTGAGCGGCGAACTCGGCGGTAATCAATCTCCTGCCGCAGTCGCTAAACTGATCGACAAACTGGTCGGCGCCACCCAGGCGATGGAAACCCGCGCAAAATCGCTGGAAACCGAATTACAGCGCTCCTCCGCCCAGGTGAACGAGTTGAAAAACCAGCTCGACACCGTGCGCAAGGAAAGCCGCCTCGATCCCCTCACGGGCCTCGCCAACCGCAAGGCCTTCGACATTGAGCTTCAGGCCGCGATTGATGATGCACGCGAGACCAATACTTCGGTCGCGCTGATGATGTGCGATATCGATCACTTCAAGCGCTTCAACGATACTTGGGGCCATCAGACGGGCGATCAGGTGCTGCGCCTGGTTTCGGGCTGCCTTTCGGAGAATGTCAAAGGCCGCGATACCGCCGCGCGTTATGGCGGGGAGGAATTTGCCGTCATCCTGCGCCGCACCGAACTTACTGGCGCCATAAAGCTCGCCAGCCAAATCCGCAGCAATGTGGAGAACAAGAAGCTGGTGAAGCGGTCTACCGGGGACATTCTGGGCACCATCACCATCTCGATCGGGGTGGCGGAGCTCGGTCAGAATGACACCGCCGAAAAACTCGTTCAGCGGGCGGACCAATGCCTCTATAAGGCGAAGAATTCGGGCCGCAACCGGGTGACCGCGGAAGATGAGCTGATCAGCGCCATCAACGCCGCCTAA
- a CDS encoding DEAD/DEAH box helicase: MVPATIEAAPEAPAEEAESGFDKLGLSPQLLQAVQEAGYKTPTPIQAEGIPHVLKGRDIIGIAQTGTGKTASFTLPMIEILARGRAKARMPRSLILEPTRELAAQVAESFGKYGKYNKLSMALLIGGVSFDDQEKKLDRGVDVLIATPGRLMDHFERGKLMLTQVQTLVIDEADRMLDMGFIPDVEKICKLLPFTRQTLFYSATMPTEIRRLTEQFLSNPVRVEVARPATAATNIKQELVEVPNDDWAKREALRILIREAGEITNAIVFCNKKHTVDIVAKSLSKHGFNAAPLHGDLDQSVRTKTLDGFRSGEVTILVASDVAARGLDIPAVSHVFNFDVPYHSDDYVHRIGRTGRAGRSGEAYMLVTGADSKNVDAIEKLTKNTIVRRKLEGLAEQVRERPAREKSRDGRGDRRGDRRGRRDRNDRHEHPIKPHGQVAAMEPVKKPDAPNSNFVRPQQQQAKPQPPKPQQQVKAPATPVPAPQPKAATPGRPQEPFTRRAMPGMPYMQRRPQAPQNPRVESRPVDISQLPAFLLRPVKLPKPEPEQEPAPKPARQPAKPQNVEKPAPVEAVEKPVTAPVIEAPVVAVDKPIPAPVVEAPAPVEVVENPVQAELIETPKAAEAAEAPAKAETVTEKPKRTRAPRAAKPKTDKPPRAPRKKKQPVAEATGEAPAEAVAESAPAETPEPSGEPQGE, translated from the coding sequence GTGGTTCCAGCAACAATCGAAGCCGCGCCGGAAGCCCCCGCCGAAGAGGCTGAGTCTGGTTTTGACAAGCTTGGCCTGTCACCCCAGCTCCTCCAAGCCGTGCAGGAGGCGGGCTACAAGACCCCGACCCCGATCCAGGCGGAGGGTATTCCCCACGTCCTCAAGGGCCGCGACATCATCGGAATCGCCCAGACCGGCACCGGTAAGACCGCTTCTTTCACCCTGCCAATGATCGAGATCCTGGCGCGTGGCCGCGCCAAGGCGCGCATGCCGCGTTCGCTCATTCTGGAGCCGACCCGCGAGCTCGCCGCCCAGGTGGCCGAGAGCTTCGGCAAATACGGCAAGTACAACAAGCTTTCGATGGCGCTGTTGATCGGCGGCGTCTCCTTCGATGATCAGGAGAAGAAGCTCGACCGTGGCGTCGACGTCTTGATCGCCACGCCGGGCCGCCTGATGGACCATTTCGAGCGCGGCAAGCTGATGCTCACCCAAGTGCAGACCCTCGTCATCGACGAAGCGGATCGCATGCTGGATATGGGCTTCATTCCGGATGTGGAGAAGATCTGTAAGCTCCTGCCCTTCACCCGCCAGACGCTGTTCTATTCGGCGACCATGCCGACGGAAATCCGCCGCCTGACGGAGCAGTTCCTCTCCAACCCGGTGCGGGTGGAAGTTGCCCGCCCCGCCACTGCTGCCACCAATATCAAGCAAGAGCTGGTGGAAGTGCCCAATGACGATTGGGCCAAGCGCGAAGCCTTGCGCATCCTCATCCGCGAAGCGGGCGAGATCACCAATGCCATCGTCTTCTGCAACAAGAAGCACACGGTCGATATCGTTGCCAAATCGCTGTCGAAGCACGGTTTCAATGCCGCGCCGCTCCACGGCGATTTGGACCAATCGGTGCGCACCAAAACGCTGGATGGATTCCGCTCCGGCGAAGTCACCATCCTGGTCGCTTCTGACGTTGCCGCGCGCGGCCTCGACATTCCGGCCGTGAGCCATGTCTTCAATTTCGATGTGCCCTATCACTCCGACGATTATGTGCATCGCATCGGCCGCACCGGCCGCGCGGGCCGCTCGGGCGAGGCGTATATGCTCGTCACCGGCGCGGATTCCAAAAACGTCGACGCCATCGAGAAGCTGACCAAAAACACCATCGTGCGGCGCAAGCTGGAAGGCTTGGCCGAACAAGTGCGCGAGCGCCCTGCCCGCGAGAAGTCCCGTGATGGACGCGGCGACCGCCGTGGTGATCGCCGGGGCCGCCGTGACCGCAACGACCGTCATGAGCATCCGATCAAGCCGCATGGCCAAGTCGCCGCCATGGAGCCGGTCAAAAAGCCCGACGCGCCGAACAGCAACTTCGTCCGCCCGCAGCAGCAACAAGCCAAGCCGCAGCCGCCTAAGCCGCAGCAGCAGGTGAAGGCTCCCGCAACGCCTGTGCCCGCGCCCCAGCCCAAAGCCGCCACGCCTGGCCGTCCGCAGGAGCCGTTTACACGCCGCGCCATGCCGGGCATGCCCTATATGCAACGCCGTCCGCAGGCGCCTCAAAACCCGCGTGTCGAATCCAGGCCCGTCGATATCTCTCAACTGCCAGCCTTCCTGCTGCGCCCGGTGAAGCTGCCCAAGCCGGAGCCGGAGCAGGAACCCGCGCCCAAGCCCGCGCGACAGCCCGCCAAGCCGCAAAACGTGGAAAAGCCCGCACCTGTGGAAGCCGTGGAAAAGCCAGTCACTGCGCCAGTGATCGAGGCCCCTGTCGTGGCCGTCGATAAGCCGATCCCGGCGCCAGTGGTTGAAGCGCCCGCCCCAGTGGAGGTGGTGGAAAACCCGGTCCAGGCTGAGCTGATCGAAACGCCCAAGGCAGCCGAAGCAGCGGAAGCACCCGCGAAGGCAGAAACGGTCACCGAAAAGCCGAAGCGGACCCGGGCGCCCCGGGCTGCCAAGCCCAAGACCGACAAGCCCCCCCGCGCCCCGCGCAAGAAGAAGCAGCCCGTCGCCGAAGCCACTGGCGAGGCCCCTGCGGAAGCTGTAGCGGAATCCGCCCCGGCGGAGACGCCGGAACCCTCCGGGGAACCGCAGGGCGAGTGA
- a CDS encoding alpha/beta hydrolase — protein sequence MIDLAKAALWAALLSLAVLIPAKAAPLDPAQAFPPKMQSFALYGTAAIPNSKPGPDEENGTGWVLKVSRPAIQVYLPAKIKATGASVLIIPGGGYAGLTFEYEGVQQAQYFVDHGIAAFVLKYRLPSDQTMTDKSIGPLQDAQQGMRFIRLHAKEWALDPARVGVIGYSAGGHIASTLATHFEKSTIDNPDKISLRPDFQILVYPVISMTAKVTHMDSRNALLGPSPSDDLVAQFSSEMQVTAKTPPALLLHAVDDQLVDIDNSIVYLEALRHAGVPVEARFFEKGQHGFALIPRDRWQGTIMEWLTTQGWLYPKAK from the coding sequence ATGATCGATCTCGCGAAAGCGGCGCTTTGGGCCGCGCTTTTGAGCCTAGCCGTTCTGATACCGGCGAAAGCCGCGCCGCTTGATCCCGCCCAGGCATTCCCGCCTAAAATGCAAAGCTTTGCGCTCTACGGCACGGCGGCGATCCCCAATTCCAAGCCCGGCCCGGATGAGGAAAACGGCACCGGCTGGGTGTTGAAAGTCAGCCGCCCCGCGATCCAGGTCTATCTGCCTGCAAAGATCAAGGCGACGGGCGCAAGCGTGCTGATCATCCCCGGCGGAGGCTATGCCGGGCTGACCTTCGAATATGAAGGCGTGCAGCAGGCGCAATATTTTGTCGATCACGGCATCGCAGCTTTCGTGCTGAAATATCGCCTGCCCAGCGATCAGACGATGACGGATAAATCCATCGGCCCGCTGCAAGACGCCCAGCAAGGGATGCGCTTCATCCGGCTGCATGCGAAAGAATGGGCGCTTGATCCGGCGCGCGTCGGCGTAATCGGCTATTCCGCGGGCGGACATATTGCCTCGACACTGGCGACCCATTTCGAGAAGTCCACCATCGACAATCCCGACAAGATCAGCCTGCGCCCAGATTTTCAGATCCTAGTTTATCCGGTGATCAGCATGACCGCGAAGGTCACCCATATGGATTCACGCAACGCCCTGCTCGGCCCCTCGCCTTCGGATGATTTGGTGGCGCAATTCTCCAGCGAAATGCAGGTCACCGCAAAGACGCCGCCCGCCTTGCTGCTGCATGCCGTGGACGACCAGCTGGTCGATATCGACAACAGCATCGTCTACCTCGAAGCCCTGCGCCATGCCGGTGTGCCGGTGGAAGCGCGCTTCTTCGAAAAAGGCCAGCACGGCTTCGCGCTTATCCCGCGCGATCGCTGGCAAGGCACCATCATGGAGTGGCTGACGACACAGGGATGGCTTTATCCTAAGGCGAAATGA
- a CDS encoding ceramidase domain-containing protein, protein MPSAPPPFHGPIYCDTAHMWLGMHEPVNTITNAAILIAAYIGFRHVRRSGMKFSADLVLLLVLLVGVGVGSALWHGLRTFWALQLDWIPGVLYFLLVTLLWIRQLYGWSAGVFALMIMLAMSVLGIIKFGDSLATITPNLRFAPFYFTVTILGALMVAGAWKKFGRDTAMLGAAALAFGIGAAAARSIDLLMCSVVPFGTHFLWHLGLSTAACLGLMLVVKMKKARENSAPSLAA, encoded by the coding sequence ATGCCCTCCGCGCCGCCGCCTTTCCATGGCCCGATCTACTGCGACACCGCCCATATGTGGCTGGGCATGCACGAGCCGGTGAATACGATCACCAATGCGGCCATCCTGATTGCGGCCTATATCGGCTTTCGCCATGTGCGGCGTTCGGGGATGAAGTTCAGCGCCGATCTGGTGCTGCTCTTGGTCTTGCTGGTCGGTGTCGGCGTCGGCAGTGCGCTTTGGCACGGGCTTCGCACCTTCTGGGCTTTGCAGCTCGATTGGATTCCGGGCGTGCTCTATTTCCTGCTCGTGACGCTGCTCTGGATACGCCAGCTCTATGGCTGGTCTGCGGGCGTCTTCGCGCTGATGATCATGCTGGCGATGTCTGTGCTTGGCATCATCAAGTTCGGCGACAGCCTCGCGACGATCACGCCAAACCTGCGCTTTGCGCCCTTCTATTTCACCGTAACGATCTTGGGCGCGCTGATGGTGGCGGGCGCCTGGAAGAAATTCGGGCGCGACACGGCGATGCTGGGGGCCGCGGCTTTGGCCTTCGGGATAGGGGCGGCGGCGGCCCGCTCCATCGATCTCTTGATGTGTTCGGTGGTGCCTTTCGGCACGCATTTCCTCTGGCATCTCGGTCTTTCGACCGCGGCCTGTCTGGGGCTGATGCTGGTGGTGAAAATGAAAAAGGCGCGGGAAAATTCCGCGCCTTCTCTTGCAGCTTGA